Proteins from a genomic interval of Tenacibaculum sp. SZ-18:
- the dusB gene encoding tRNA dihydrouridine synthase DusB, whose translation MVKIDNIELPNFPLLLAPMEDVSDPPFRALCKENGADVVYTEFISSEGLIRDAAKSVIKLDIYEKERPVGIQIFGANMDSMLRSIEIVEKTKPDIIDINFGCPVKKVVSKGAGAGILKDIDLMVKLTEAMVKHTDLPVTVKTRLGWDHDSIRIVEVAERLQDVGIKAISIHGRTRAQMYKGSADWKPIADVKNNPRMHIPVFGNGDVDSPEKAMEMRDKYGLDGAMIGRASIGYPWFFNEVKHFFKTGEHLPKPTIAERIDVARRHLQMSIDWKGEHLGVVETRRHYTNYFKGIPHFKEYRLKLVTSDDPADVFSAFDEIHAKFGNTSIPEMG comes from the coding sequence ATGGTAAAGATAGACAACATAGAACTTCCTAATTTTCCATTGTTATTAGCACCAATGGAAGATGTGAGTGACCCTCCTTTTAGAGCATTATGTAAAGAAAATGGTGCAGATGTAGTTTACACTGAATTTATTTCTTCTGAAGGATTAATTCGTGATGCAGCAAAAAGTGTTATTAAATTAGACATCTACGAAAAGGAGCGTCCGGTAGGAATACAAATTTTTGGAGCAAACATGGATTCTATGTTACGTTCCATAGAAATCGTAGAAAAAACCAAACCAGATATTATTGATATTAATTTTGGATGTCCAGTAAAAAAAGTCGTTTCTAAAGGTGCTGGTGCAGGAATTTTAAAAGATATCGATTTAATGGTAAAACTTACAGAAGCTATGGTGAAACATACCGACTTACCGGTTACTGTAAAAACCCGTTTGGGTTGGGATCATGATTCAATAAGGATTGTAGAAGTTGCAGAACGATTACAAGATGTTGGTATCAAAGCAATTTCAATTCACGGAAGAACTAGAGCACAAATGTATAAAGGAAGCGCTGATTGGAAACCAATTGCCGATGTAAAAAATAATCCTAGAATGCATATTCCTGTTTTTGGAAATGGTGATGTTGATTCTCCAGAAAAAGCAATGGAAATGCGCGACAAATATGGATTAGACGGGGCAATGATTGGTAGAGCCTCTATCGGTTACCCTTGGTTCTTTAATGAAGTAAAGCACTTCTTTAAAACCGGTGAACATTTACCTAAACCAACAATAGCCGAACGTATTGATGTTGCGAGACGTCATTTACAAATGTCTATTGATTGGAAAGGTGAACATTTAGGAGTTGTTGAAACAAGAAGGCATTATACCAATTATTTCAAAGGAATTCCTCATTTTAAAGAGTACCGTTTAAAGTTAGTAACCTCTGATGATCCTGCTGATGTATTTAGTGCGTTTGATGAAATTCACGCAAAGTTTGGTAACACTAGTATACCTGAAATGGGATAG
- a CDS encoding cell division protein FtsX, whose translation MTNSYDSFQKRRLRSSYASVIISIAIVLFMIGILGLILLKSTKVANHFKEEVVMSLFLKDEVTKEQINGFRESLLKESFTKELYFISKEEAAKTYSKDLGEDFLEFLGSNPLKNGIDLHLNADYVTPEQMQELQQKFLKNAYTFDVSYDKPLVEQLTKNIQRMSFWLLILSGFFVVVSIILINSSIRLSIYSKRFNIKTMQMVGATKNFIRKPFIWQSIKLGLVGAVIALICLTFVIYYIDQYIPELELTKDYLSLVYLASGIVVSSFIITWVSTFFATQRFLNLQTNELYY comes from the coding sequence ATGACGAATTCTTATGATTCTTTTCAAAAAAGACGATTACGCTCATCGTATGCTTCGGTTATTATAAGTATTGCTATCGTGTTATTTATGATTGGGATTTTAGGATTGATTTTATTAAAATCGACCAAAGTTGCCAACCATTTTAAAGAAGAAGTTGTCATGTCTTTGTTTTTAAAAGACGAAGTAACCAAAGAACAAATTAATGGTTTTAGAGAATCTCTTTTAAAAGAATCCTTTACAAAAGAACTCTACTTCATTTCTAAAGAAGAAGCAGCAAAAACTTACAGTAAAGATTTAGGTGAAGATTTCTTAGAATTTTTAGGAAGTAATCCTTTAAAAAATGGAATTGATTTGCATTTAAATGCCGACTATGTTACGCCAGAACAGATGCAGGAACTTCAACAAAAATTCTTAAAAAACGCATATACTTTTGATGTTTCCTATGATAAACCTCTAGTTGAACAGCTTACTAAAAACATTCAAAGAATGAGCTTTTGGCTGTTAATACTTAGTGGATTTTTTGTCGTAGTATCTATCATTTTAATTAATAGCTCCATTCGATTATCTATTTACTCAAAACGTTTTAATATTAAAACAATGCAAATGGTTGGGGCAACTAAAAACTTTATTCGTAAACCATTTATTTGGCAAAGCATAAAGCTTGGATTAGTAGGAGCTGTAATTGCTTTAATATGTTTAACTTTTGTTATTTATTATATCGATCAATACATCCCTGAACTAGAATTAACCAAAGACTATTTATCTTTAGTATATTTGGCCTCAGGAATTGTAGTAAGTTCATTTATTATTACTTGGGTTAGCACATTTTTTGCAACACAAAGATTCTTGAATTTACAAACCAACGAATTATATTATTAG
- a CDS encoding ABC transporter ATPase, with translation MVVEFEKLSEEAKLWIYPCNRKFYPQEIEPLKEKLTSFLNTWNKSFDGDVGYQVLYDRFIIFAIEDEIKLTNQNLDEQVAFILKLQIEYEVELLDKMNVCFKQGEFVQYKDLKEFKKLLKNKSVNAKTIVFDNLVQTKYDLEHFWEVPITDSWYNRFL, from the coding sequence ATGGTAGTAGAATTTGAAAAATTATCCGAAGAGGCTAAACTATGGATTTATCCATGTAATCGTAAATTTTATCCACAAGAAATTGAACCATTGAAAGAAAAACTAACTTCTTTTTTGAATACATGGAATAAATCTTTTGATGGTGATGTTGGGTATCAGGTTTTGTATGATAGATTTATAATTTTTGCCATAGAGGATGAAATTAAATTAACTAACCAAAATCTTGATGAACAAGTTGCTTTTATTCTAAAACTACAAATTGAATACGAGGTTGAGTTACTTGATAAAATGAATGTATGTTTTAAGCAAGGAGAGTTTGTTCAATATAAAGATCTCAAAGAGTTTAAAAAATTACTTAAAAATAAATCCGTAAATGCCAAGACTATCGTATTTGATAACCTCGTTCAAACCAAATATGATTTAGAACACTTCTGGGAAGTGCCAATCACAGATAGTTGGTATAATCGATTCTTATAG
- a CDS encoding tetratricopeptide repeat protein, translated as MKQQLFQVEVCNKKEVLRPIIKKVMGGYGSIQPVLDNNDKLLRKKNLFRDREKDLKSEEGKLEFVKCSDEELSTIKTELKKEANKNILINILMIVFVNLIVGCFAVYFIQENKAYKKRIEVKNLKIQQEQIKIFLNKGDVFYNSQHYKNALFFYNKAIELSPNKTLLKSKIQNCYQIRCESLGVDCDKVN; from the coding sequence TTGAAACAACAATTGTTCCAAGTTGAAGTTTGTAACAAAAAAGAAGTTTTACGTCCTATAATTAAAAAAGTTATGGGAGGATATGGAAGTATACAACCAGTTCTAGACAATAACGATAAGTTATTACGAAAGAAAAATTTATTTCGAGATAGAGAGAAGGATTTAAAATCAGAAGAAGGAAAATTGGAATTTGTAAAATGTTCGGATGAGGAATTATCGACTATTAAAACAGAGTTAAAAAAGGAGGCTAATAAAAATATTCTAATCAATATTTTAATGATTGTTTTTGTAAACCTTATAGTGGGGTGTTTTGCAGTCTATTTTATTCAAGAAAATAAAGCTTACAAAAAACGAATTGAAGTTAAAAACCTGAAAATTCAACAAGAACAAATAAAAATATTTTTGAATAAGGGGGATGTTTTCTATAATTCTCAACATTATAAAAATGCTTTGTTTTTTTATAATAAAGCAATCGAGTTATCGCCAAATAAAACGCTGTTAAAATCGAAAATTCAAAATTGTTACCAAATTCGTTGCGAAAGTTTAGGAGTAGATTGTGATAAAGTTAATTAG
- a CDS encoding response regulator transcription factor, with protein MKYSVVVVDDHTLLSQAIEGMVNTFDKFKVLYTCKNGGEVQEKFTASPRNIPDIVLVDVNMPVMNGIETTEWIVANYPNVNVLALSVEDADGTILKMLKAGAIGYLLKDTKKEVLEKALMEIMENGFYHTKNVTNLLLESVSGKNANKHVNFKENEIKFMRLACSELTYKEIAEKMFLSPKTIDGYRDSLFTKLNIRNRVGLVMYAIKNKIYMP; from the coding sequence ATGAAATATTCAGTTGTCGTTGTAGACGATCATACGCTTTTATCTCAGGCTATTGAGGGCATGGTGAATACTTTCGATAAATTTAAAGTATTGTACACTTGTAAAAATGGAGGTGAAGTGCAAGAAAAATTTACTGCATCACCCCGAAACATTCCTGATATTGTTCTAGTAGATGTGAATATGCCAGTTATGAATGGTATAGAAACTACTGAATGGATAGTAGCGAATTATCCAAATGTAAATGTACTAGCATTGTCTGTTGAAGATGCTGATGGTACAATCTTAAAAATGCTAAAAGCAGGTGCTATTGGGTATTTGTTAAAAGACACGAAAAAGGAAGTCCTAGAAAAAGCATTAATGGAAATTATGGAAAATGGATTTTACCATACCAAAAATGTAACCAACTTACTCTTAGAATCAGTTTCAGGAAAAAATGCTAATAAACATGTCAACTTTAAAGAAAACGAAATCAAATTCATGCGGTTAGCTTGTTCAGAACTGACTTACAAGGAAATTGCAGAGAAAATGTTTTTAAGTCCGAAAACTATAGATGGTTATAGGGACAGTTTATTTACAAAATTAAATATTCGCAATAGAGTTGGTTTGGTAATGTATGCTATAAAAAATAAGATTTACATGCCCTAG
- a CDS encoding sensor histidine kinase: MEQEGKEVLIISTIIITLIVLFLIVLFTIFQRRKNQLLTEKAEEKKRFENEIAETQIEIREETLRNISWELHDNIGQLLTLAKIQLQNATPDNLNDISETITKSLNEIRSLSKLINPEFINNIKFKEAVALEIERFNRLKFIEASLTVTGEEKEIDQKHGIIMFRILQEFFSNTIKHARGSKLDVILNFKEDVLEITAKDNGVGFNIDEANNKGIGIQNIKTRVELINAKADLKSIPNKGTTLNIYYYIYTL, translated from the coding sequence ATGGAGCAAGAAGGAAAAGAAGTACTTATAATCTCTACTATAATAATAACGTTAATTGTACTTTTTTTAATTGTACTTTTTACAATATTTCAGCGCCGAAAAAATCAGTTACTAACTGAAAAGGCAGAAGAGAAAAAACGGTTCGAAAATGAAATTGCCGAAACGCAAATAGAAATTAGAGAAGAAACGTTAAGAAATATAAGTTGGGAGTTGCACGATAATATCGGGCAACTTCTCACTTTAGCAAAAATTCAATTGCAAAATGCTACCCCCGATAATTTGAACGATATTTCAGAAACTATCACAAAAAGTTTAAATGAAATTAGATCCTTGTCTAAACTGATTAACCCAGAGTTTATAAACAATATCAAGTTTAAAGAAGCTGTTGCTTTAGAAATCGAACGATTTAATCGTTTAAAGTTTATTGAAGCTTCGTTAACTGTTACCGGAGAGGAAAAGGAAATTGATCAAAAGCATGGAATTATAATGTTTAGAATTCTACAAGAGTTCTTTTCAAATACTATTAAACATGCAAGAGGATCAAAATTAGATGTCATCCTAAACTTTAAAGAAGATGTCTTAGAAATAACCGCAAAAGATAATGGAGTTGGATTTAATATTGACGAAGCAAATAACAAAGGAATTGGTATTCAAAATATCAAAACCAGAGTTGAATTAATCAATGCAAAAGCTGATTTAAAATCGATTCCAAATAAGGGTACTACTTTAAATATTTATTACTACATTTATACATTATAA
- a CDS encoding DUF3098 domain-containing protein, with protein sequence MSKNKNSQQPEFLFGKRNYMLMLIGLAVIALGFILMAGGGSDDPNVFNPEIYSWRRIRLAPTLVIIGLGIEIYAILANPKK encoded by the coding sequence ATGAGTAAAAATAAAAATTCACAGCAACCAGAATTTTTATTCGGTAAAAGAAACTACATGTTAATGCTTATTGGATTAGCAGTCATCGCTTTAGGATTTATCTTAATGGCAGGTGGCGGAAGTGATGATCCGAATGTATTTAATCCTGAAATTTATAGTTGGAGAAGAATTCGCTTGGCTCCTACACTAGTTATTATCGGACTAGGAATTGAAATCTACGCAATTTTAGCGAATCCAAAAAAATAA
- the truB gene encoding tRNA pseudouridine(55) synthase TruB, which yields MSTVEDFKNGKVLLIDKPLEWTSFQVVNKLRWHIRKQFDIKKIKVGHAGTLDPLATGLLIICTGKQTKSIETYQGQIKEYTGTIVIGSTTPSYDLETEINETFPTDHITDELIHKTAEQFIGKIQQKPPIFSAIKKDGKRLYELARQGKTTEIKSREIEIREFEITNIDFPNVEFRVVCSKGTYIRSLANDFGAALNSGGHLSVLRRTKIGEFSVVNAQTIDGFIGELTN from the coding sequence ATGAGTACTGTTGAAGATTTTAAAAACGGTAAGGTTTTACTTATCGATAAACCTCTTGAATGGACTTCTTTTCAAGTAGTGAATAAACTTCGTTGGCATATTCGTAAGCAATTTGACATTAAAAAAATTAAAGTCGGTCACGCAGGAACATTAGATCCTCTTGCTACTGGTTTATTAATCATTTGTACTGGAAAACAAACAAAAAGTATTGAAACCTATCAAGGTCAGATTAAAGAATATACAGGAACCATTGTTATTGGATCAACAACTCCAAGTTATGATTTAGAAACAGAAATCAATGAAACTTTTCCAACTGATCATATTACTGATGAGTTAATTCATAAAACAGCAGAACAATTTATAGGAAAAATTCAACAAAAACCACCTATTTTCTCAGCTATTAAGAAAGATGGCAAACGATTGTATGAATTAGCCAGACAAGGAAAAACTACTGAAATCAAATCCCGTGAAATTGAAATTCGAGAATTTGAAATCACAAATATTGATTTTCCAAATGTAGAATTTAGAGTTGTTTGTAGTAAAGGAACTTATATTAGGTCTTTAGCAAATGATTTTGGAGCTGCCTTAAATTCAGGTGGACATTTATCTGTATTACGCCGTACTAAAATTGGTGAATTCTCAGTAGTAAATGCACAGACTATTGATGGTTTTATTGGGGAACTCACTAATTAA
- the rbfA gene encoding 30S ribosome-binding factor RbfA, whose protein sequence is MEETNRQRKIAALLQKDLVDVLQRAAQNGMKGVIISVSKVSVTADLGVAKVYLSVFPSDKRDEIIEGVKSNTPLIRHEMAQRTRNQLRRMPELLFFGDDSLDYIEEIDKSLNGEDENPIKNPNILPRRQKR, encoded by the coding sequence ATGGAAGAAACGAACAGGCAACGAAAAATTGCAGCATTATTACAGAAAGATTTAGTTGATGTACTTCAACGTGCTGCTCAAAACGGAATGAAAGGAGTGATTATCTCAGTATCTAAAGTTTCAGTAACGGCAGATCTTGGGGTAGCAAAAGTATATTTAAGTGTTTTTCCTTCAGATAAAAGAGATGAAATTATTGAAGGAGTAAAATCTAATACACCATTAATCCGTCATGAAATGGCACAACGTACGAGAAATCAATTAAGAAGAATGCCTGAATTATTATTTTTTGGTGATGATAGTTTAGATTATATCGAGGAAATTGATAAATCGTTAAACGGAGAAGACGAAAACCCAATTAAAAATCCAAATATTTTACCACGCAGACAAAAACGCTAA
- a CDS encoding thioredoxin family protein: protein MKEVIENSLESSISYEKYRELVSHLLKEHKSTGPNQSEALYNYSLLNDRRMKRLDKTSKLREDTIEFVKSIEKSQTWLVLTEGWCGDAAQNLPVLSKMADESEKVDLKLVLRDDNLELMDEFLTNGGRSIPKLIALDKDKNVLFTWGPRPSLATKMIADYKEENGVVDAKVKEDLQRWYNKDKGVNVQEDIIALLSN, encoded by the coding sequence ATGAAAGAAGTAATTGAAAATAGTTTAGAAAGTAGTATTTCTTACGAAAAATATAGAGAGTTAGTTAGCCATTTATTAAAGGAGCATAAATCTACAGGGCCGAATCAATCAGAGGCGTTATATAATTATAGCTTATTGAATGATAGGAGAATGAAAAGATTGGATAAAACATCTAAACTAAGAGAAGATACTATCGAGTTTGTTAAAAGTATTGAAAAGTCTCAAACTTGGTTGGTTTTAACAGAAGGTTGGTGCGGAGATGCTGCTCAAAATTTACCTGTGTTGAGTAAGATGGCAGATGAAAGTGAAAAAGTTGATCTGAAGTTAGTGTTAAGAGACGATAATCTCGAGCTAATGGATGAGTTTTTAACAAATGGAGGAAGATCAATACCAAAGTTGATAGCTTTAGATAAAGATAAAAACGTATTGTTTACTTGGGGACCAAGACCTTCGTTAGCTACGAAAATGATTGCTGATTATAAAGAAGAAAATGGTGTAGTAGATGCTAAAGTAAAAGAAGATCTTCAACGATGGTATAATAAAGATAAAGGTGTGAATGTTCAAGAAGACATCATTGCTTTATTATCGAACTAA
- a CDS encoding undecaprenyl-diphosphate phosphatase has translation MDIIEAIILGIIQGLTEFLPVSSSGHLELVKAILGDTSVPEESMTLTVVLHFATALSTVVIFRKEVGEILNGLFQFKWNEQTKFSAKIVLSMIPAVIIGLLFEDQLKSLFDGNVLFVGLMLLITAILLLLADKAKNTNKDVSFTNSVIIGISQAIAMLPGISRSGATISTSVLLGIDRTKAAKFSFLMVVPLIFGKIAKDILGGDINFQSSEIIPMTAGFIAAFVAGLLACQWMIALVKRSKLSYFSIYCTIVGVIAIIYSLLN, from the coding sequence ATGGACATTATTGAAGCTATTATCCTTGGAATTATTCAAGGATTAACAGAGTTTTTACCTGTATCATCTAGCGGACATTTAGAATTAGTTAAGGCAATTTTAGGAGATACTTCTGTTCCTGAGGAAAGCATGACTTTGACGGTTGTATTGCATTTTGCAACAGCTTTAAGTACTGTTGTTATTTTCAGAAAAGAAGTTGGAGAGATTTTAAACGGTTTATTTCAATTTAAATGGAATGAACAAACGAAGTTTTCAGCGAAAATTGTGCTTTCAATGATTCCTGCTGTAATAATAGGGTTATTATTCGAAGATCAATTAAAATCATTATTCGATGGTAATGTTTTATTTGTTGGTTTAATGCTTTTAATTACCGCTATATTACTTTTACTAGCCGATAAAGCTAAGAACACAAATAAAGACGTTTCTTTTACAAACTCAGTAATTATTGGAATTTCACAAGCTATTGCAATGTTACCTGGAATTTCACGTTCAGGAGCTACTATATCTACTTCTGTTTTACTTGGAATTGACAGAACTAAAGCCGCCAAGTTTTCATTCTTAATGGTTGTTCCTTTAATTTTTGGAAAGATTGCTAAAGATATTTTAGGAGGTGATATTAATTTTCAATCATCAGAAATTATTCCAATGACTGCAGGATTTATAGCTGCTTTTGTAGCAGGATTATTAGCTTGTCAATGGATGATTGCTTTGGTAAAAAGAAGTAAACTTTCTTACTTCTCTATTTATTGTACCATCGTTGGTGTAATTGCAATTATTTACTCTTTATTAAATTAA
- a CDS encoding ABC transporter permease, whose protein sequence is MNFSFYIAKRYLKSKSSTNAINIITLIAMFGVIVGTIALFIILSGFSGLRTFSYSLLNASDPDIKISPITGKTFNYDQKIDEELISNTNIVSFSKVVEERVFLKYKDKSHIAHIKGVDNNYTEIVALDSSLVIGEWVDPEFRNTAVIGSGISYKLSLRIFNMTDPLKIFVPKPGKGMLNAANAFRSANVQIIGVYSGSEEFQNKYVFTELEVAQQLLNYEPNQVSAVEIKLRNADKVDDEAAILQQNLGDSFKVQTRAELNALIYKVINTENFVSYLIFTLIVIIALFNVIGAIIMMIIDKRKNLKTLINLGATLKDIKRVFVLQGFLLCLFGLVIGLFLAVILVLIQQQFGVFMITQNIPYPVEFQWSNFFIVILTITILGFIAAKIASSRITIDFVSK, encoded by the coding sequence TTGAATTTTTCTTTTTACATAGCCAAACGATATTTAAAATCAAAAAGCAGCACAAATGCTATTAATATCATTACTTTGATTGCTATGTTTGGAGTAATTGTTGGTACCATTGCTTTATTCATTATACTTTCTGGTTTCTCAGGTTTACGAACATTTAGTTATTCATTATTAAATGCTTCAGATCCTGATATTAAAATTTCACCAATTACAGGAAAGACTTTTAATTACGATCAAAAAATTGATGAAGAGTTAATTTCTAACACGAACATTGTTTCATTTTCTAAAGTAGTAGAGGAACGTGTTTTTTTAAAGTATAAAGACAAAAGCCATATTGCTCATATTAAGGGTGTAGATAATAATTATACAGAAATTGTTGCATTAGATTCGTCTTTGGTAATAGGAGAGTGGGTTGATCCTGAGTTTAGAAATACTGCAGTTATAGGAAGTGGAATTTCATACAAATTATCACTTCGAATCTTCAACATGACCGATCCGTTAAAAATATTTGTTCCTAAGCCAGGAAAAGGGATGTTAAATGCGGCAAATGCTTTTCGATCTGCGAATGTTCAAATTATTGGAGTGTATTCGGGATCGGAAGAGTTTCAGAATAAATATGTTTTTACGGAACTTGAAGTTGCTCAACAATTATTGAATTACGAACCAAATCAAGTTTCAGCGGTTGAGATTAAATTAAGAAATGCAGACAAGGTAGATGACGAAGCTGCAATTTTACAACAAAATTTGGGTGATTCTTTTAAGGTTCAAACCAGAGCCGAATTAAATGCTTTAATTTATAAGGTGATTAATACCGAGAATTTTGTTTCTTATTTAATATTTACATTAATTGTAATTATCGCTTTATTTAATGTTATTGGGGCAATAATCATGATGATTATTGACAAAAGAAAGAATTTAAAAACTCTTATAAATTTGGGCGCAACACTAAAAGATATTAAGCGAGTATTCGTTTTACAAGGTTTTTTGCTCTGTCTTTTTGGTTTAGTTATAGGTCTGTTTTTGGCTGTGATACTTGTACTTATTCAACAGCAGTTTGGAGTATTTATGATTACACAGAATATCCCTTACCCTGTAGAATTCCAATGGTCTAATTTCTTTATTGTAATTTTAACAATTACAATATTAGGATTTATTGCAGCTAAAATTGCAAGTTCCAGAATAACAATCGATTTTGTTTCAAAATAA
- the mce gene encoding methylmalonyl-CoA epimerase: MNKIEHIGIAVKSIEQSNTLFKALLGEAHYKIEEVASEGVKTSFFKSGPNKIELLEATTPDSPIAKFIEKKGEGIHHIAFAVDDIENEIQRLKKEGFTVLNEVPKKGADNKLVAFLHPKTTNGVLIELCQDAPS; this comes from the coding sequence ATGAACAAAATAGAACACATCGGAATTGCTGTAAAAAGCATCGAACAATCAAATACATTATTTAAAGCCTTGTTAGGAGAAGCACATTATAAAATTGAAGAAGTAGCTAGCGAAGGTGTTAAAACTTCTTTTTTTAAATCTGGACCTAACAAAATTGAACTTTTAGAAGCTACAACACCTGACAGCCCAATTGCAAAATTTATAGAAAAAAAAGGTGAAGGAATTCATCATATTGCCTTTGCTGTTGACGATATTGAAAATGAAATTCAACGTTTAAAAAAAGAAGGATTTACCGTGTTAAACGAAGTTCCTAAAAAAGGAGCCGATAATAAGTTAGTCGCTTTTTTACATCCGAAAACTACCAATGGAGTTTTAATTGAACTTTGTCAAGACGCTCCAAGCTAA
- a CDS encoding DUF2589 domain-containing protein produces MPNLVPELNSLDFNVYVGGPLQAAIQAQTAASMATVNFIKEVGFEKDADPTKPDELRYVDFQYKKSVPNPHKGKTSQELQDEGLPANTDVISNFIDSEIEIKVPFLTMLTIPSIRIDEVNIDFNARLSSTETSNVSSEFAASAELGINYKIVNFKASASYKRNTSQGVKVDKTYNLGVKVKAVNDELPEGLSRILDMLEDSIAAVA; encoded by the coding sequence ATGCCAAATTTAGTACCTGAGCTTAATAGCTTAGATTTTAATGTATACGTTGGGGGACCATTACAGGCAGCTATTCAAGCGCAAACTGCAGCTTCAATGGCAACCGTAAACTTTATTAAAGAAGTAGGGTTTGAAAAAGATGCAGATCCTACAAAACCAGATGAATTACGTTATGTAGATTTCCAATACAAGAAATCTGTTCCGAATCCACATAAAGGAAAAACATCACAAGAACTTCAAGATGAAGGTTTACCAGCAAATACAGACGTAATATCAAATTTTATTGACAGCGAAATCGAAATTAAAGTTCCGTTTTTAACTATGTTAACCATTCCATCAATCCGAATTGATGAAGTAAACATTGACTTTAATGCTCGTTTAAGTTCTACAGAAACAAGTAATGTTTCATCGGAATTTGCTGCTAGTGCAGAGTTAGGAATCAATTACAAAATTGTAAACTTTAAGGCTTCTGCTTCGTATAAAAGAAACACTTCTCAAGGAGTAAAAGTTGATAAAACTTACAATTTAGGAGTGAAAGTAAAAGCGGTAAATGATGAATTACCAGAAGGATTAAGCAGAATTTTGGACATGCTTGAAGATAGCATCGCTGCTGTAGCTTAA
- a CDS encoding NAD-dependent epimerase/dehydratase family protein, giving the protein MAETILILGACGQIGTELTQSLRLINGNENVIASDIRYGEDSFVKEGPFEIIDATDRDTILEVIKKYEITQVYLMAAMLSATAEKYPQKAWELNMNSLLIILELAREKQIQTVYWPSSIAVFGPASPKINTPQDTIMNPTTVYGMSKLAGEHWCNYYHKKFGVDVRSLRYPGIISWKTKPGGGTTDYAVDIYFKSVEDGTYECFLDKDTELPMMYMKDAIDATIQIMQANSSDIKVRTSYNVAAISFTPDQITSEIKKHISEFEISYKPDFRQDIANSWPQIIDDSKARIDWNWSHKFDLESMTKEMLKNIQSSMMSM; this is encoded by the coding sequence ATGGCAGAAACGATTTTAATACTTGGTGCATGTGGTCAAATTGGGACTGAATTAACGCAAAGCTTGAGATTAATTAACGGTAATGAAAATGTAATAGCTTCTGATATTAGATATGGAGAAGATTCATTTGTAAAAGAAGGTCCTTTTGAAATTATAGATGCAACTGATAGGGATACAATCTTAGAGGTGATAAAGAAATATGAAATTACTCAGGTTTATTTAATGGCTGCTATGTTATCTGCGACTGCCGAGAAATATCCTCAGAAAGCTTGGGAGTTAAATATGAATTCATTATTGATCATTTTAGAATTAGCAAGAGAAAAACAAATTCAAACTGTTTATTGGCCTAGTTCAATTGCTGTTTTTGGACCAGCTTCACCAAAAATAAACACACCTCAAGATACCATTATGAATCCAACTACGGTTTACGGGATGAGCAAATTGGCTGGTGAACATTGGTGTAATTATTATCATAAAAAGTTTGGAGTAGATGTTAGAAGTTTACGTTATCCAGGTATTATTAGTTGGAAAACAAAACCAGGAGGAGGAACTACCGATTATGCTGTAGATATTTATTTTAAATCGGTTGAAGACGGAACATACGAATGTTTTCTGGATAAAGATACTGAGCTTCCAATGATGTATATGAAAGATGCAATTGATGCAACAATTCAAATTATGCAGGCAAACTCCAGTGATATTAAAGTTAGAACTTCATATAATGTAGCTGCAATTAGCTTTACACCCGATCAAATTACTTCTGAAATAAAAAAGCATATAAGTGAATTTGAAATTAGTTATAAACCTGACTTTCGTCAGGACATAGCAAATAGTTGGCCACAAATCATTGATGATTCTAAAGCAAGAATAGACTGGAATTGGTCTCATAAGTTTGATTTAGAATCAATGACAAAAGAGATGTTAAAAAATATTCAATCTAGTATGATGAGCATGTAA